Proteins from a genomic interval of Colias croceus chromosome 2, ilColCroc2.1:
- the LOC123702242 gene encoding nuclear cap-binding protein subunit 2: MKRTYDSMSSSIEISSYRDQHFKGSRGEQEKLLRASSTLYIGNLSFYTTEEQIYELFSRCGDLRRVIMGLDKYKKTPCGFCFVEYYARPDAENCMRYINGTRLDDRIIRCDWDAGFIEGRQYGRGKTGGQVRDEYRTDYDGGRGGYGKIIAQKITPNTLER; this comes from the exons atgaaacGTACCTACGACTCCATGAGCTCTTCCATCGAAATAAGTTCATACCGAGATCAACATTTTAAG GGTTCAAGAGGGGAGCAAGAAAAGCTACTACGTGCTTCATCCACATTGTACATTGGAAACTTATCTTTTTACACAACAGAAGAACAAATTTATGAACTTTTTTCTAGATGCGGTGACTTACGTAGAGTAATAATGGGCTTAGACAAATACAAGAAAACCCCTTGTGGCTTTTGCTTTGTTGAATATTATGCAAGACCAGATGCTGAAAACTGTATGAG GTACATAAATGGAACTAGATTAGATGATAGAATTATTAGATGTGACTGGGATGCTGGATTTATAGAAGGAAGACAATATGGGCGTGGAAAAACTGGGGGACAG gTTCGTGATGAATATCGAACGGATTATGATGGTGGACGGGGTGGTTATGGGAAAATAATTGCTCAAAAAATCACCCCAAATACATTAGAGCGTTGA
- the LOC123702006 gene encoding extended synaptotagmin-2-A isoform X1 codes for MASCENNMSENSKFALPVRSDGDNNVLSMIYIFFKKVSIVGAVYLVGYMQWSVAWLIGPVVLSVLRDQWRRENEYRRNIAKVAAISSEKDVILARLDDLPAWVFFPDIERAEWLNRILLQVWPNVNHYARTLLKESIEPAVAESLKNYKLNGFKFERMILGTIAPRVGGVKVYDKNLSRNEIIMDVDLFYAGDCDISFVLQRIRGGIKDLQLHGMARVVMKPLISKMPLVGGLQIFFLNNPSIDFNLVGAADVLDMPGFSDILRRCIVEQIAKMMVLPNKLPIKLSDEIPTVDLRMPEPEGVLRIHLVQAQNLMKKDVSMIGKGKSDPYAIITVGAQQWKTKHIDNDVNPRWDYWCEAIISSRKSQVLQCELWDWDPGMGIQNDDYLGRCSLDISQVVRAGRLDTWQTLQQAKHGKVLLRLSWHRLSTNFSDLRNALTEAQLIKNAELSSAVLSVYIDSCKHLPNARATSKPDPYLQLTVGKKTENTAVQMRTDSPVYEIGHSFLVQHPEVDILEIKVVDQKTGSSLGQLTYGIAALLKQKDLTMLTQPINLQKSGPESKVLLALQLKILKEALKEADYEEEAPYTPVPEPVPAPTADIIDAPKPANGDVPPPAPEMKNIEDGKDNSSEKSIPVEQITREIDIPQESQPPVQRETPKLVHRTSSLTTSAGEAGLGRILLSLRYSMQNQTLYVVVHKIMNIPLKDPTNVPDPYVKLYLLPGRSKDSKRKTVVVKDSCMPEYDEQFEWVIPLAELHSRHVEVTVATHKGFLGGSPVIGQVIVHLNEYDFREAKTLWYDLLPEMTPRD; via the exons ATG GCAagttgtgaaaataatatgtcGGAAAACAGCAAGTTTGCTCTTCCTGTACGCAGTGATGGCGACAACAATGTTTTGTCGATGATCTATATATTCTTCAAAaag GTGTCAATAGTTGGTGCAGTATACTTAGTTGGTTATATGCAATGGAGTGTTGCTTGGCTGATTGGACCAGTGGTACTTTCCGTCCTTAGGGACCAATGGCGTAGAGAGAATGAGTACAGGCGAAATATAGCTAAAGTTGCAGCTATCTCCTCGGAAAAGGATGTAATTCTTGCAAGACTGGATGATCTACCAGCTtgg gtATTCTTCCCCGATATAGAACGGGCTGAATGGTTAAACAGG ATCTTGCTTCAAGTATGGCCGAATGTAAACCACTATGCAAGAACCTTACTTAAAGAATCTATTGAACCAGCTGTGGCTGAGAgtttaaagaattataaattgaatggGTTTAAGTTTGAACGCATGATCCTTGGGACcatt GCACCAAGAGTTGGCGGCGTTAAGGTATATGATAAGAATCTTTCGAGAAATGAAATCATTATGGATGTTGACTTGTT ttATGCGGGTGATTGCGACATCTCGTTCGTCCTTCAGCGTATTAGAGGTGGAATTAAAGATCTGCAG CTTCACGGAATGGCGCGTGTTGTTATGAAGCCTCTCATTTCCAAGATGCCCTTGGTTGGTGGCCTTCAGATATTCTTCCTCAATAATCCGTCTATTGACTTCAACCTTGTTGGAGCCGCCGATGTTTTGGACATGCCAGGgtttag TGACATCCTGCGTCGTTGTATTGTGGAACAAATCGCGAAGATGATGGTGCTACCTAACAAACTGCCGATAAAGCTCAGTGATGAAATACCCACTGTCGACTTGAGGATGCCTGAACCtgag gGTGTTCTTCGAATTCATTTAGTTCAAGCTCAGAATCTCATGAAAAAAGATGTATCTATGATAG GGAAGGGTAAGTCTGACCCGTACGCCATCATAACGGTGGGCGCCCAGCAGTggaaaacaaaacatattgataATGATGTTAACCCTCGCTGGGACTACTGGTGTGAG GCGATTATAAGCTCAAGAAAGAGCCAGGTGCTGCAGTGCGAGTTGTGGGACTGGGACCCGGGGATGGGCATTCAGAACGATGATTACCTCGGCAG GTGTTCCTTGGATATCTCGCAAGTAGTTCGCGCTGGTCGCCTTGATACA tggCAAACACTGCAACAAGCAAAGCATGGCAAGGTCCTGCTGCGTCTATCGTGGCACCGCCTTTCAACAAATTTCTCGGATCTGCGTAAt GCTCTTACGGAAGCTCAATTGATAAAGAATGCTGAGCTAAGTAGTGCGGTTCTGTCCGTATACATCGACTCATGCAAACATCTACCT aaTGCTCGAGCTACGTCTAAACCCGATCCATATCTGCAACTGACCGTCGGTAAGAAGACAGAGAACACAGCGGTTCAGATGAGAACCGACAGTCCCGTGTACGAGATCGGGCACTCCTTCCTCGTGCAACATCCTGAAGTTGATATACTTGAAATAAAG GTTGTAGACCAGAAGACAGGCAGTTCACTGGGACAGCTTACTTATGGAATAGCGGCCTTACTGAAACAAAAAGATCTCACCATGTTGACGCAGCCCATTAACTTGCAGAAATCTGGACCAGAATCAAAAGTACTTTTGGCGCTTCAATTaaag ATTCTCAAAGAGGCGCTAAAGGAAGCGGATTATGAAGAAGAAGCTCCATACACGCCAGTACCGGAGCCTGTTCCCGCGCCAACTGCTGACATTATAGATGCCCCAAAACCAGCCAATGGCGATG TACCACCTCCAGCACCcgaaatgaaaaatatcgAAGACGGTAAAGATAACAGTTCAGAAAAGTCGATTCCTGTTGAACAAATCACACGAGAAATCG ATATTCCGCAAGAAAGCCAACCTCCAGTGCAACGTGAAACTCCGAAACTTGTCCATAGAACGTCATCATTAACAAC ATCGGCAGGTGAAGCTGGTTTGGGTCGCATCCTACTGTCCCTTCGTTACAGCATGCAAAATCAGACACTTTATGTTGTCGtgcataaaattat GAACATACCCCTGAAGGACCCAACTAATGTGCCCGACCCATATGTCAAATTGTACTTACTCCCTGGACGCTCCAAGGACTCGAAGCGCAAGACTGTG GTGGTGAAGGACAGCTGCATGCCGGAGTACGACGAGCAATTCGAGTGGGTGATCCCATTGGCCGAGCTGCACTCGCGGCACGTGGAGGTCACCGTCGCCACGCACAAGGGCTTCCTTGGGGGCAGCCCCGTCATTGGACAG gtGATAGTACATCTGAACGAGTATGATTTTAGAGAAGCAAAAACTTTATGGTACGACTTGTTGCCAGAAATGACACCCAGAGATTAA
- the LOC123702006 gene encoding extended synaptotagmin-2-A isoform X3, with protein MSENSKFALPVRSDGDNNVLSMIYIFFKKVSIVGAVYLVGYMQWSVAWLIGPVVLSVLRDQWRRENEYRRNIAKVAAISSEKDVILARLDDLPAWVFFPDIERAEWLNRILLQVWPNVNHYARTLLKESIEPAVAESLKNYKLNGFKFERMILGTIAPRVGGVKVYDKNLSRNEIIMDVDLFYAGDCDISFVLQRIRGGIKDLQLHGMARVVMKPLISKMPLVGGLQIFFLNNPSIDFNLVGAADVLDMPGFSDILRRCIVEQIAKMMVLPNKLPIKLSDEIPTVDLRMPEPEGVLRIHLVQAQNLMKKDVSMIGKGKSDPYAIITVGAQQWKTKHIDNDVNPRWDYWCEAIISSRKSQVLQCELWDWDPGMGIQNDDYLGRCSLDISQVVRAGRLDTWQTLQQAKHGKVLLRLSWHRLSTNFSDLRNALTEAQLIKNAELSSAVLSVYIDSCKHLPNARATSKPDPYLQLTVGKKTENTAVQMRTDSPVYEIGHSFLVQHPEVDILEIKVVDQKTGSSLGQLTYGIAALLKQKDLTMLTQPINLQKSGPESKVLLALQLKILKEALKEADYEEEAPYTPVPEPVPAPTADIIDAPKPANGDVPPPAPEMKNIEDGKDNSSEKSIPVEQITREIDIPQESQPPVQRETPKLVHRTSSLTTSAGEAGLGRILLSLRYSMQNQTLYVVVHKIMNIPLKDPTNVPDPYVKLYLLPGRSKDSKRKTVVVKDSCMPEYDEQFEWVIPLAELHSRHVEVTVATHKGFLGGSPVIGQVIVHLNEYDFREAKTLWYDLLPEMTPRD; from the exons atgtcGGAAAACAGCAAGTTTGCTCTTCCTGTACGCAGTGATGGCGACAACAATGTTTTGTCGATGATCTATATATTCTTCAAAaag GTGTCAATAGTTGGTGCAGTATACTTAGTTGGTTATATGCAATGGAGTGTTGCTTGGCTGATTGGACCAGTGGTACTTTCCGTCCTTAGGGACCAATGGCGTAGAGAGAATGAGTACAGGCGAAATATAGCTAAAGTTGCAGCTATCTCCTCGGAAAAGGATGTAATTCTTGCAAGACTGGATGATCTACCAGCTtgg gtATTCTTCCCCGATATAGAACGGGCTGAATGGTTAAACAGG ATCTTGCTTCAAGTATGGCCGAATGTAAACCACTATGCAAGAACCTTACTTAAAGAATCTATTGAACCAGCTGTGGCTGAGAgtttaaagaattataaattgaatggGTTTAAGTTTGAACGCATGATCCTTGGGACcatt GCACCAAGAGTTGGCGGCGTTAAGGTATATGATAAGAATCTTTCGAGAAATGAAATCATTATGGATGTTGACTTGTT ttATGCGGGTGATTGCGACATCTCGTTCGTCCTTCAGCGTATTAGAGGTGGAATTAAAGATCTGCAG CTTCACGGAATGGCGCGTGTTGTTATGAAGCCTCTCATTTCCAAGATGCCCTTGGTTGGTGGCCTTCAGATATTCTTCCTCAATAATCCGTCTATTGACTTCAACCTTGTTGGAGCCGCCGATGTTTTGGACATGCCAGGgtttag TGACATCCTGCGTCGTTGTATTGTGGAACAAATCGCGAAGATGATGGTGCTACCTAACAAACTGCCGATAAAGCTCAGTGATGAAATACCCACTGTCGACTTGAGGATGCCTGAACCtgag gGTGTTCTTCGAATTCATTTAGTTCAAGCTCAGAATCTCATGAAAAAAGATGTATCTATGATAG GGAAGGGTAAGTCTGACCCGTACGCCATCATAACGGTGGGCGCCCAGCAGTggaaaacaaaacatattgataATGATGTTAACCCTCGCTGGGACTACTGGTGTGAG GCGATTATAAGCTCAAGAAAGAGCCAGGTGCTGCAGTGCGAGTTGTGGGACTGGGACCCGGGGATGGGCATTCAGAACGATGATTACCTCGGCAG GTGTTCCTTGGATATCTCGCAAGTAGTTCGCGCTGGTCGCCTTGATACA tggCAAACACTGCAACAAGCAAAGCATGGCAAGGTCCTGCTGCGTCTATCGTGGCACCGCCTTTCAACAAATTTCTCGGATCTGCGTAAt GCTCTTACGGAAGCTCAATTGATAAAGAATGCTGAGCTAAGTAGTGCGGTTCTGTCCGTATACATCGACTCATGCAAACATCTACCT aaTGCTCGAGCTACGTCTAAACCCGATCCATATCTGCAACTGACCGTCGGTAAGAAGACAGAGAACACAGCGGTTCAGATGAGAACCGACAGTCCCGTGTACGAGATCGGGCACTCCTTCCTCGTGCAACATCCTGAAGTTGATATACTTGAAATAAAG GTTGTAGACCAGAAGACAGGCAGTTCACTGGGACAGCTTACTTATGGAATAGCGGCCTTACTGAAACAAAAAGATCTCACCATGTTGACGCAGCCCATTAACTTGCAGAAATCTGGACCAGAATCAAAAGTACTTTTGGCGCTTCAATTaaag ATTCTCAAAGAGGCGCTAAAGGAAGCGGATTATGAAGAAGAAGCTCCATACACGCCAGTACCGGAGCCTGTTCCCGCGCCAACTGCTGACATTATAGATGCCCCAAAACCAGCCAATGGCGATG TACCACCTCCAGCACCcgaaatgaaaaatatcgAAGACGGTAAAGATAACAGTTCAGAAAAGTCGATTCCTGTTGAACAAATCACACGAGAAATCG ATATTCCGCAAGAAAGCCAACCTCCAGTGCAACGTGAAACTCCGAAACTTGTCCATAGAACGTCATCATTAACAAC ATCGGCAGGTGAAGCTGGTTTGGGTCGCATCCTACTGTCCCTTCGTTACAGCATGCAAAATCAGACACTTTATGTTGTCGtgcataaaattat GAACATACCCCTGAAGGACCCAACTAATGTGCCCGACCCATATGTCAAATTGTACTTACTCCCTGGACGCTCCAAGGACTCGAAGCGCAAGACTGTG GTGGTGAAGGACAGCTGCATGCCGGAGTACGACGAGCAATTCGAGTGGGTGATCCCATTGGCCGAGCTGCACTCGCGGCACGTGGAGGTCACCGTCGCCACGCACAAGGGCTTCCTTGGGGGCAGCCCCGTCATTGGACAG gtGATAGTACATCTGAACGAGTATGATTTTAGAGAAGCAAAAACTTTATGGTACGACTTGTTGCCAGAAATGACACCCAGAGATTAA
- the LOC123702006 gene encoding extended synaptotagmin-2-A isoform X2 has translation MASCENNMSENSKFALPVRSDGDNNVLSMIYIFFKKVSIVGAVYLVGYMQWSVAWLIGPVVLSVLRDQWRRENEYRRNIAKVAAISSEKDVILARLDDLPAWVFFPDIERAEWLNRILLQVWPNVNHYARTLLKESIEPAVAESLKNYKLNGFKFERMILGTIAPRVGGVKVYDKNLSRNEIIMDVDLFYAGDCDISFVLQRIRGGIKDLQLHGMARVVMKPLISKMPLVGGLQIFFLNNPSIDFNLVGAADVLDMPGFSDILRRCIVEQIAKMMVLPNKLPIKLSDEIPTVDLRMPEPEGVLRIHLVQAQNLMKKDVSMIGKGKSDPYAIITVGAQQWKTKHIDNDVNPRWDYWCEARVMQSLGQALEIEVFDKDDSNDDDKLGRCSLDISQVVRAGRLDTWQTLQQAKHGKVLLRLSWHRLSTNFSDLRNALTEAQLIKNAELSSAVLSVYIDSCKHLPNARATSKPDPYLQLTVGKKTENTAVQMRTDSPVYEIGHSFLVQHPEVDILEIKVVDQKTGSSLGQLTYGIAALLKQKDLTMLTQPINLQKSGPESKVLLALQLKILKEALKEADYEEEAPYTPVPEPVPAPTADIIDAPKPANGDVPPPAPEMKNIEDGKDNSSEKSIPVEQITREIDIPQESQPPVQRETPKLVHRTSSLTTSAGEAGLGRILLSLRYSMQNQTLYVVVHKIMNIPLKDPTNVPDPYVKLYLLPGRSKDSKRKTVVVKDSCMPEYDEQFEWVIPLAELHSRHVEVTVATHKGFLGGSPVIGQVIVHLNEYDFREAKTLWYDLLPEMTPRD, from the exons ATG GCAagttgtgaaaataatatgtcGGAAAACAGCAAGTTTGCTCTTCCTGTACGCAGTGATGGCGACAACAATGTTTTGTCGATGATCTATATATTCTTCAAAaag GTGTCAATAGTTGGTGCAGTATACTTAGTTGGTTATATGCAATGGAGTGTTGCTTGGCTGATTGGACCAGTGGTACTTTCCGTCCTTAGGGACCAATGGCGTAGAGAGAATGAGTACAGGCGAAATATAGCTAAAGTTGCAGCTATCTCCTCGGAAAAGGATGTAATTCTTGCAAGACTGGATGATCTACCAGCTtgg gtATTCTTCCCCGATATAGAACGGGCTGAATGGTTAAACAGG ATCTTGCTTCAAGTATGGCCGAATGTAAACCACTATGCAAGAACCTTACTTAAAGAATCTATTGAACCAGCTGTGGCTGAGAgtttaaagaattataaattgaatggGTTTAAGTTTGAACGCATGATCCTTGGGACcatt GCACCAAGAGTTGGCGGCGTTAAGGTATATGATAAGAATCTTTCGAGAAATGAAATCATTATGGATGTTGACTTGTT ttATGCGGGTGATTGCGACATCTCGTTCGTCCTTCAGCGTATTAGAGGTGGAATTAAAGATCTGCAG CTTCACGGAATGGCGCGTGTTGTTATGAAGCCTCTCATTTCCAAGATGCCCTTGGTTGGTGGCCTTCAGATATTCTTCCTCAATAATCCGTCTATTGACTTCAACCTTGTTGGAGCCGCCGATGTTTTGGACATGCCAGGgtttag TGACATCCTGCGTCGTTGTATTGTGGAACAAATCGCGAAGATGATGGTGCTACCTAACAAACTGCCGATAAAGCTCAGTGATGAAATACCCACTGTCGACTTGAGGATGCCTGAACCtgag gGTGTTCTTCGAATTCATTTAGTTCAAGCTCAGAATCTCATGAAAAAAGATGTATCTATGATAG GGAAGGGTAAGTCTGACCCGTACGCCATCATAACGGTGGGCGCCCAGCAGTggaaaacaaaacatattgataATGATGTTAACCCTCGCTGGGACTACTGGTGTGAG GCTCGTGTAATGCAATCGTTGGGCCAAGCGTTGGAAATAGAAGTGTTCGACAAGGACGATAGCAACGATGATGACAAACTGGGCAG GTGTTCCTTGGATATCTCGCAAGTAGTTCGCGCTGGTCGCCTTGATACA tggCAAACACTGCAACAAGCAAAGCATGGCAAGGTCCTGCTGCGTCTATCGTGGCACCGCCTTTCAACAAATTTCTCGGATCTGCGTAAt GCTCTTACGGAAGCTCAATTGATAAAGAATGCTGAGCTAAGTAGTGCGGTTCTGTCCGTATACATCGACTCATGCAAACATCTACCT aaTGCTCGAGCTACGTCTAAACCCGATCCATATCTGCAACTGACCGTCGGTAAGAAGACAGAGAACACAGCGGTTCAGATGAGAACCGACAGTCCCGTGTACGAGATCGGGCACTCCTTCCTCGTGCAACATCCTGAAGTTGATATACTTGAAATAAAG GTTGTAGACCAGAAGACAGGCAGTTCACTGGGACAGCTTACTTATGGAATAGCGGCCTTACTGAAACAAAAAGATCTCACCATGTTGACGCAGCCCATTAACTTGCAGAAATCTGGACCAGAATCAAAAGTACTTTTGGCGCTTCAATTaaag ATTCTCAAAGAGGCGCTAAAGGAAGCGGATTATGAAGAAGAAGCTCCATACACGCCAGTACCGGAGCCTGTTCCCGCGCCAACTGCTGACATTATAGATGCCCCAAAACCAGCCAATGGCGATG TACCACCTCCAGCACCcgaaatgaaaaatatcgAAGACGGTAAAGATAACAGTTCAGAAAAGTCGATTCCTGTTGAACAAATCACACGAGAAATCG ATATTCCGCAAGAAAGCCAACCTCCAGTGCAACGTGAAACTCCGAAACTTGTCCATAGAACGTCATCATTAACAAC ATCGGCAGGTGAAGCTGGTTTGGGTCGCATCCTACTGTCCCTTCGTTACAGCATGCAAAATCAGACACTTTATGTTGTCGtgcataaaattat GAACATACCCCTGAAGGACCCAACTAATGTGCCCGACCCATATGTCAAATTGTACTTACTCCCTGGACGCTCCAAGGACTCGAAGCGCAAGACTGTG GTGGTGAAGGACAGCTGCATGCCGGAGTACGACGAGCAATTCGAGTGGGTGATCCCATTGGCCGAGCTGCACTCGCGGCACGTGGAGGTCACCGTCGCCACGCACAAGGGCTTCCTTGGGGGCAGCCCCGTCATTGGACAG gtGATAGTACATCTGAACGAGTATGATTTTAGAGAAGCAAAAACTTTATGGTACGACTTGTTGCCAGAAATGACACCCAGAGATTAA
- the LOC123701781 gene encoding NAD(P) transhydrogenase, mitochondrial-like: MCGCLRILRFGKPLPQSWQRRLYCSSTNKVEGVPYGKLSVGVPKEIWQNERRVALVPAVVNKLVKKGFTVNIEENAGTLANFPNKIYEEAGAKVTSLKDTFQSDIILKVRPVADDELKNIRDEGTLISFLYPAQNQDLIQKLAAKKVNAFAMDCIPRISRAQVFDALSSMANVAGYRAVIEAAAHFPRFFSGQMTAAGRVPPCRVLVVGGGVAGLAAAAQARCMGAAVRAFDTRPAVREQIESLGAQFITMDVKEEGAGEGGYAKEMSEEFLRAERALLGKEARTSDVVISTALIPGKPAPLLILEDAVRDMAPGSVIVDLAAEMGGNIETTKKGEIVKVHDVTHIGLTDLPSRMPSHASTLYANNISAFLFSLGTNDHFHINLEDEVTRGAIVLKAGELLWPAPPPPSMAPAQTAAKPTAPAKPEPPNPFNETMKDAFLYSTGMASLIGLGIASPNPAFTTMTTTLALSGVVGYHTVWGVVPALHSPLMSVTNAVSGITAVGGLLLMGGGYVPETPVQWLASTAALISFVNVFGGFLVTQRMLDMFKRPGDPPEYGYLYGIPAAALLGGYIVTAMQGYPEVHQMAYLASSLCCVGALAGLSSQTTARKGNYLGMIGVAGGIAATLGAITPSAEVLAQMLGVAGIGGVLGGTIAKRIEITDLPQLVAGFHSLVGMAAVLTCIATYMHDFPAMALDPTAATLKTSLFLGTYIGGITFTGSLVAYGKLQGSLSSAPLLLPGRHALNAGLLAGALGCGGALVALPDAPGLPLLSAAALLSAVQGLTLTAAIGGADMPVVITVLNSYSGWALCAEGFMLNNSLMTIVGALIGSSGAILSYIMCKAMNRSLPNVILGGYGVTSSGSARPAGATHTEMNVDSVADLINRASNIIITPGYGLCVAKAQYPIAELVNILKNVGKKVRFAIHPVAGRMPGQLNVLLAEAGVPYDDVFEMEEINDEFPETDLVLVIGANDTVNSAAEDDPDSPIAGMPVLKVWKANQVVVMKRSMGVGYAAVDNPIFYNPNTAMLLGDAKKTCDALLDKIKHLTD, encoded by the exons ATGTGTGGCTGCCTGAGGATATTGCGTTTTGGCAAGCCATTACCCCAATCATGGCAAAGAAGACTTTATTGTTCATCTACAAACAAAGTGGAAGGAGTTCCTTACGGTAAACTCAGTGTTGGTGTTCCAAAAGAGATTTGGCAAAATGAAAgaag agTGGCTCTTGTACCGGCTGTTGTTAACAAATTAGTAAAAAAGGGTTTTACTGTAAATATAGAAGAAAATGCTGGGACTTTAGCCAATTTTCctaacaaaatttatgaagAGGCTGGTGCAAAAGTAACAAGTTTAAAAGATACCTTTCAATCGg atataatCCTCAAAGTGCGGCCAGTAGCAGATGatgaacttaaaaatataagagaTGAAGGGACCTTAATATCATTCTTGTACCCTGCTCAAAATCAAGATTTAATTCAGAAATTAGCTGCTAAAAAAGTAAATGCATTTG caaTGGATTGCATACCTCGTATTAGTCGTGCTCAAGTATTTGATGCATTGAGCTCAATGGCCAATGTGGCGGGCTACAGAGCTGTTATTGAAGCTGCAGCACATTTTCCCCGATTTTTCTCAG GCCAGATGACGGCAGCGGGTCGCGTGCCGCCGTGCCGCGTGCTGGTGGTGGGCGGCGGCGTGGCGGGGCTGGCGGCGGCCGCGCAGGCCCGCTGCATGGGCGCCGCCGTGCGAGCCTTCGATACTAGACCAGCGGTGCGCGAGCAGATCGAGAGCTTGGGGGCGCAGTTCATTACTATGGATGTTAAG GAAGAGGGTGCTGGAGAGGGTGGGTATGCTAAAGAAATGAGTGAAGAGTTTTTGCGAGCTGAACGAGCTCTACTTGGCAAAGAAGCGCGAACATCTGATGTAGTTATAAGTACAGCACTAATTCCGGGCAAGCCAGCGCCTTTACTTATACTCGAG GATGCCGTTCGTGATATGGCACCAGGAAGCGTTATTGTGGACTTGGCGGCAGAAATGGGTGGTAACATTGAAACCACAAAAAAAGGAGAGATAGTAAAAGTTCATGACGTCACACACATAGGTCTTACAGACTTGCCCAGTCGTATGCCAAGTCATGCGTCCACACTATATGCAAACAATATTTCGGCCTTCTTATTCAGTTTAG GTACAAACGACCACTTCCATATCAACCTGGAAGACGAAGTAACGCGTGGTGCGATAGTACTGAAAGCGGGAGAGCTATTGTGGCCAGCACCACCACCGCCCAGTATGGCGCCAGCGCAAACCGCGGCCAAACCGACCGCACCCGCCAAGCCGGAACCGCCGAACCCCTTCAATGAGACTATGAAAGATGCCTTTTTGTATTCTAcag GCATGGCCAGTTTGATTGGATTGGGTATCGCTTCACCAAATCCCGCATTTACAACCATGACTACAACATTAGCACTATcag GTGTTGTGGGTTACCATACTGTGTGGGGCGTTGTACCTGCCCTACATTCGCCCTTAATGTCGGTGACCAATGCGGTATCGGGCATTACAGCTGTGGGCGGCTTGTTGCTTATGGGCGGTGGATATGTCCCCGAAACACCTGTAcag TGGTTGGCTAGTACTGCAGCATTGATTTCATTCGTAAACGTTTTTGGTGGCTTTTTAGTAACACAGCGGATGTTGGATATGTTCAAGAG GCCAGGTGACCCACCAGAATACGGATACTTATATGGCATCCCCGCTGCTGCGCTACTTGGTGGCTATATCGTCACCGCTATGcag gGTTACCCAGAAGTGCACCAAATGGCGTACCTTGCATCTTCACTATGCTGTGTTGGCGCTCTCGCCGGTCTCAGCTCACAAACCACCGCCAGGAAGGGAAACTACCTTGGTAtg ATCGGTGTCGCCGGTGGTATTGCTGCTACGTTAGGTGCGATAACACCTAGCGCTGAAGTTCTAGCTCAAATGTTAGGTGTTGCCGGCATAGGTGGCGTACTGGGCGGCACAATTGCTAAGAGGATTGAGATTACTGACCTACCGCAACTAGTAGCTGGTTTCCACAG TCTGGTAGGTATGGCGGCCGTGCTGACGTGTATCGCCACATACATGCACGACTTTCCCGCTATGGCTCTCGACCCCACCGCCGCTACGCTGAAGACGTCGCTCTTCCTTGGAACCTATATCGGTGGAATCACATTCAC CGGGTCGCTGGTCGCGTACGGCAAGCTGCAGGGCTCGCTGTCGTCGGCGCCGCTGCTGCTGCCCGGGCGGCACGCGCTGAACGCGGGTCTGCTGGCGGGCGCGCTGGGCTGCGGCGGCGCGCTCGTGGCGCTGCCCGACGCGCCCGGCCTGCCGCTGCTCTCCGCCGCCGCGCTGCTCAGCGCCGTGCAGGGGCTCACGCTCACCGCCGCTATAGGAG GTGCGGACATGCCTGTAGTGATAACGGTGTTGAACAGCTACTCTGGCTGGGCTCTGTGCGCTGAGGGCTTCATGCTGAACAACTCGCTCATGACAATCGTGGGCGCGCTCATCGGTAGCTCGGGAGCTATCCTGTCTTATATTATGTGCAAG GCTATGAACCGCTCCCTCCCCAACGTGATCCTGGGCGGTTACGGAGTGACCTCGAGCGGGTCGGCGCGGCCCGCGGGCGCCACTCACACCGAAATGAATGTGGACTCTGTGGCCGATCTTATTAACCGCgcttctaatattattattacacctG gttatgGACTATGTGTAGCGAAGGCTCAATATCCAATCGCAGAATTAGTAAACATTCTCAAGAACGTCGGAAAGAAAGTGCGCTTTGCTATCCATCCTGTTGCAG GTCGCATGCCTGGTCAGTTGAACGTTTTGCTCGCCGAAGCCGGTGTTCCATATGACGACGTGTTTGAAATGGAAGAAATTAACGATGAATTCCCGGAAACAGATCTAGTGCTTGTTATTG GAGCTAATGATACCGTAAATAGTGCTGCGGAAGACGACCCCGACTCCCCTATTGCGGGAATGCCTGTACTTAAAGTCTGGAAAGCGAATCAG GTGGTTGTTATGAAGAGATCAATGGGAGTTGGATATGCAGCCGTCGACAATCCAATCTTCTACAATCCAAACACTGCTATGTTACTTGGTGACGCTAAGAAAACATGTGACGCTCtacttgataaaataaaacaccttACAGACTAA